A single region of the Paramicrobacterium fandaimingii genome encodes:
- a CDS encoding Clp protease N-terminal domain-containing protein → MFEKFTTSAREIVVGAQSTARAERASQIDSRHLLLGVLDAGGETASTIIDAIPDAAAALNRIRHANAPSGLDAEALASIGIDISGVTARADDVFGEGALQNAGTTKRHIPFRNEAKKVLELALREAIRLNEKSIGARHILLGILRARGTAYDALVAEGVDVGALRASLDGLAAA, encoded by the coding sequence ATGTTTGAGAAGTTCACAACCAGCGCCCGCGAGATCGTTGTTGGGGCGCAGAGCACGGCACGCGCTGAGCGAGCATCGCAGATCGATTCGCGGCATCTGCTTCTGGGAGTCCTGGATGCTGGTGGAGAAACCGCGTCGACGATCATCGATGCGATTCCGGATGCCGCCGCCGCGCTCAACCGCATTCGACACGCCAACGCACCCTCCGGACTCGACGCTGAGGCACTCGCCTCCATCGGCATTGACATCAGCGGCGTCACCGCCCGCGCCGACGATGTTTTCGGCGAGGGGGCGCTGCAGAACGCGGGAACGACAAAACGCCACATTCCGTTCCGCAACGAGGCGAAGAAGGTGCTCGAGCTGGCCCTTCGCGAAGCGATCCGCCTGAACGAGAAGTCGATCGGTGCCCGGCACATCCTTCTCGGGATTCTGCGGGCGCGTGGCACAGCATATGACGCACTCGTCGCCGAAGGCGTCGACGTCGGGGCGCTTCGTGCGTCGCTCGACGGCCTTGCCGCGGCCTAG
- a CDS encoding RNA polymerase subunit sigma-70, translating to MIENPMDAATSSDPRIGLRAVRSLRELADRLESLHVNRARTLDMSWQEIADALGVSRQAVHKKHGRR from the coding sequence ATGATCGAGAATCCAATGGATGCCGCGACAAGCAGCGACCCTCGCATCGGACTGCGCGCCGTGCGCTCCCTGCGCGAGCTTGCCGACAGGCTCGAGTCGCTTCACGTGAACCGGGCCCGAACACTCGACATGTCGTGGCAGGAAATCGCCGATGCCCTCGGGGTTTCGCGCCAGGCCGTACACAAAAAACATGGCAGGAGATAG
- a CDS encoding MOSC domain-containing protein encodes MTASVVAVSRSDTHSFSKPTVDEITLVEGIGVAGDAHSGTTVKHRSRVKKNPSTPNVRQVHLIHRELFDQVADAGYTVKPGEMGENITTSGIDLLGLPVGTRLAIGDVVITITGLRNPCSQINDYQPGLMKQMVFADGDGHTVRLAGVMGIVSRGGTVRAGDVVAVTLPTGPHHALTTV; translated from the coding sequence ATGACAGCATCCGTTGTGGCTGTGAGCAGAAGCGATACTCATTCCTTCAGCAAGCCGACTGTCGATGAGATCACGCTTGTCGAGGGAATCGGTGTCGCTGGCGACGCTCATTCCGGCACAACGGTGAAGCACCGTTCGCGTGTGAAGAAGAACCCGTCGACGCCGAACGTGCGCCAGGTGCATCTGATTCACCGGGAGCTCTTCGACCAGGTGGCGGATGCGGGGTACACGGTGAAGCCGGGGGAGATGGGTGAGAACATCACGACGAGCGGCATCGACCTGCTCGGGCTTCCCGTCGGAACCCGTTTGGCGATCGGGGACGTCGTGATCACGATCACCGGATTGCGCAACCCCTGTTCGCAGATCAACGACTATCAGCCCGGTCTGATGAAGCAGATGGTGTTCGCAGACGGCGACGGCCACACCGTGCGGCTGGCGGGAGTGATGGGCATCGTGTCTCGCGGGGGAACCGTGCGGGCCGGCGACGTCGTTGCGGTGACTCTGCCGACCGGGCCGCACCATGCGCTCACAACTGTTTAG
- a CDS encoding aldo/keto reductase yields MKTLPLPGTDITAPNVVLGAMRIADKTDAEVRELVATAREAGIGFIDHADVYGPTPHACERRFAEAMALTPSQRDALTLQTKCGIVPDGPYFDFSYEHIVDSVNGSLAALQTDYIDILLLHRPDALVEPDEVARAFDELQSAGKVRAFGVSNHTPMQIELLKRSVTQPIVANQLQLSMTHAPLIAQGLAANMAGEQQSVMLDGGVLDYCRLHDITVQAWSPFQAGFFTGVFLGSSEYPELNAVIDRLAAAYGVTPIAIATAWITRHPARMQVVLGTTTPQRVSDAAAGSDIPLTHSEWYELARAAGHRVP; encoded by the coding sequence ATGAAGACTCTCCCACTGCCCGGAACAGACATCACCGCACCAAACGTCGTGCTCGGCGCCATGCGAATCGCCGACAAGACAGATGCCGAGGTGCGCGAGCTGGTGGCGACGGCGCGCGAGGCGGGAATTGGCTTCATCGATCACGCGGACGTCTACGGGCCGACACCGCACGCGTGCGAGCGGCGGTTCGCCGAGGCGATGGCGCTCACGCCATCGCAGCGCGACGCCCTGACGCTGCAGACGAAATGCGGCATCGTGCCCGATGGCCCGTATTTCGACTTCTCGTATGAGCACATCGTCGACTCCGTGAACGGCTCACTCGCCGCCCTGCAGACCGACTACATCGATATTCTGCTGCTGCATCGCCCCGATGCTCTGGTCGAGCCAGACGAGGTCGCACGGGCATTCGATGAGCTGCAGAGCGCGGGAAAAGTGCGCGCCTTCGGAGTGTCAAACCACACGCCGATGCAGATCGAGCTGCTCAAACGGTCTGTGACGCAGCCGATCGTCGCAAATCAGCTGCAGCTGTCGATGACGCACGCGCCGCTGATCGCACAGGGCCTCGCCGCGAACATGGCGGGGGAGCAGCAGTCGGTGATGCTCGATGGCGGCGTGCTCGACTACTGTCGCCTCCACGACATCACGGTGCAGGCCTGGTCGCCGTTTCAAGCCGGATTTTTCACAGGCGTGTTTCTCGGCTCATCGGAGTACCCCGAGCTGAACGCCGTGATCGACAGGCTCGCTGCGGCCTATGGCGTCACGCCGATCGCGATCGCGACAGCGTGGATCACGCGGCATCCGGCTCGCATGCAGGTCGTGCTGGGAACGACGACGCCGCAGCGGGTCTCGGATGCTGCGGCCGGCTCAGACATTCCCCTGACACATTCGGAGTGGTACGAGCTGGCCAGGGCAGCGGGACACCGCGTTCCCTGA
- the thiE gene encoding thiamine phosphate synthase, protein MPSHLRPVISADDSVRAVRQAALESARLYVCTDARRDRGDFARFLDSAYANGVDIIQLRDKSLEARDEIEALEVLAAAAKRHGKLFAVNDRADVAALVGADVFHVGQGDLPSEHARAILGPDVILGRSTHSIGQAEAANDDADIDYFCVGPVWETPTKPGRDAVGLDPVRRAVEIASKPWFAIGGITGGMRLDRVVGAGASRIVVVRAVTDADNVGRAARALRDRLA, encoded by the coding sequence ATGCCCTCACATCTGCGACCCGTGATCTCCGCTGACGATTCCGTCCGTGCCGTGCGTCAGGCGGCACTCGAGAGCGCGCGGCTGTATGTCTGTACGGACGCGCGCCGGGATCGCGGCGATTTTGCGCGGTTTCTCGACTCGGCCTATGCCAACGGCGTCGACATCATTCAGCTTCGCGACAAGTCGCTCGAGGCGCGCGACGAGATTGAGGCCCTCGAGGTGCTCGCGGCCGCGGCAAAGCGGCACGGCAAGCTGTTCGCCGTGAATGATCGCGCCGATGTCGCAGCGCTGGTGGGCGCCGACGTCTTCCATGTCGGCCAGGGCGATCTGCCGAGTGAGCACGCTCGAGCGATTCTCGGTCCCGACGTGATCCTCGGCCGCTCAACGCACTCCATCGGCCAGGCTGAAGCGGCAAACGACGACGCCGACATCGACTACTTCTGCGTCGGTCCGGTGTGGGAGACCCCGACGAAGCCCGGTCGGGATGCCGTCGGACTCGACCCGGTACGGCGGGCCGTCGAGATCGCGAGCAAGCCATGGTTTGCCATCGGGGGCATCACCGGCGGAATGCGGCTCGACCGCGTCGTCGGCGCGGGCGCGTCACGCATCGTCGTCGTGCGCGCTGTCACCGATGCAGACAACGTCGGCCGAGCGGCACGAGCGTTGCGCGACCGGCTCGCCTGA
- the thiO gene encoding glycine oxidase ThiO yields MHAVVIGAGIIGLATAWRLKKDGWSVTIVDPTPGNGASYAAAGMLAPASEVVWGQSPLYSLMIAAAQLYPTFAEELATASGHHLGYAQTETLVCASDAADRQSLRELCALQTSLGLSLELIAGTQARALEPALGPGVTAAVRIEGDHSIDPRRMTDALQALLTESIVRRRVAALASDGSRTRGVALANGQNIVADQVVVCAGADTGTIEGMPRLPLRSVWGDVVRLSVPRRLQPIVTRTIRGLVRGRPVYLVPRPDGTLVLGASVREDGVDGISAGGVHQLLRDIERVVPSVLECEITDVTARARPGSPDDLPLIGRIDEGCVVSTGYFRHGILLAPLGAQLTADLTRGESGDADMLTAVDPSRFAQDIRKGDSR; encoded by the coding sequence GTGCACGCTGTCGTTATCGGGGCCGGAATCATCGGGCTCGCCACGGCCTGGCGGCTGAAGAAAGACGGCTGGTCGGTGACGATCGTCGATCCGACACCCGGAAATGGCGCGAGTTACGCCGCGGCGGGAATGCTGGCGCCGGCGTCGGAGGTCGTCTGGGGCCAGTCGCCCCTGTACTCGCTGATGATCGCGGCAGCGCAGCTCTACCCGACGTTCGCGGAGGAGCTCGCGACAGCATCCGGCCATCACCTCGGCTACGCGCAGACCGAGACGCTTGTCTGCGCCAGCGATGCCGCAGACCGACAGAGCCTGCGCGAGCTCTGCGCACTGCAGACATCGCTCGGCCTGAGCCTCGAGCTCATCGCCGGAACACAGGCGCGCGCTCTCGAACCGGCTCTCGGCCCCGGCGTCACCGCGGCCGTGAGGATCGAGGGAGACCACTCAATCGACCCGCGGCGGATGACTGACGCGCTGCAGGCACTGCTCACCGAGAGCATCGTGCGACGCCGAGTCGCGGCTCTGGCCTCTGACGGAAGCCGCACGCGCGGTGTTGCGCTCGCGAACGGTCAGAACATTGTCGCCGACCAAGTCGTCGTCTGCGCGGGAGCCGACACGGGAACAATCGAAGGGATGCCGCGGCTTCCCCTGCGCAGCGTCTGGGGCGACGTCGTGCGTCTCTCGGTGCCTCGGCGGCTGCAGCCGATCGTCACCCGCACCATCCGGGGCCTTGTGCGCGGACGTCCTGTCTACCTCGTTCCGCGCCCTGACGGGACCCTCGTCCTCGGCGCGAGCGTTCGCGAAGACGGGGTCGACGGCATCAGCGCCGGTGGCGTGCACCAGCTGCTGCGCGACATAGAACGCGTCGTCCCCAGCGTGCTTGAATGCGAGATCACTGATGTGACGGCGCGCGCACGCCCCGGGTCGCCCGATGATCTGCCGTTGATCGGGCGCATCGACGAGGGATGCGTCGTGTCGACCGGCTACTTCCGCCACGGCATCCTGCTCGCGCCTCTCGGCGCCCAGCTGACCGCAGATCTCACAAGAGGCGAGTCGGGGGACGCCGACATGCTGACCGCCGTCGACCCCTCACGATTCGCTCAGGACATACGCAAAGGAGACTCACGATGA
- the thiS gene encoding sulfur carrier protein ThiS, whose protein sequence is MTQTIDVTVNGDARALAVGDTLRDLVAEITGKTLADDGSPADGSKLGIAAAVDGAVVRRGGWTTHTLESGQTIDIVTAVQGG, encoded by the coding sequence ATGACACAGACGATCGACGTCACTGTGAACGGCGACGCACGCGCTCTCGCCGTCGGAGACACACTTCGAGACCTGGTTGCCGAAATCACCGGCAAGACGCTGGCGGACGATGGTTCCCCCGCAGACGGATCGAAACTCGGCATCGCAGCAGCCGTTGACGGGGCGGTCGTGCGCCGCGGCGGGTGGACCACGCACACACTCGAGAGCGGACAGACGATCGACATCGTCACCGCGGTTCAGGGAGGCTGA
- a CDS encoding thiazole synthase gives MTTTTTHTAAADPLQIGEEALTSRLIMGTGGATSLTTLEEALVASETQLTTVAIRRFDAESRDSVFALLERRGIRVLPNTAGCYTARDAILTAQLAREALGTSWIKLEVIADEDTLLPDPVELFSAAEQLVLEDFTVFAYTNDDPALAKRLEDAGVAVVMPAGSPIGSGLGILNPHNIETIVDRASVPIVLDAGIGTASDAALAMELGCDAVLLASAVTRAHDAGAMARAMRLAVDAGRTARFAGRIPKRSLARASSSFDGMVTHRPSEAGL, from the coding sequence ATGACCACAACGACAACGCACACGGCAGCGGCCGATCCGCTGCAGATCGGCGAGGAGGCGCTCACCTCGCGCCTCATTATGGGAACGGGCGGAGCGACATCGCTCACGACGCTCGAAGAGGCGCTCGTCGCATCGGAGACGCAACTGACCACCGTGGCGATTCGTCGCTTCGACGCGGAATCGCGAGACTCGGTGTTTGCGCTGCTCGAGCGACGTGGCATTCGCGTTCTGCCCAATACGGCAGGCTGTTACACGGCCCGAGATGCCATTCTCACCGCACAGCTTGCCCGTGAGGCACTGGGAACGTCGTGGATCAAGCTTGAAGTGATCGCCGACGAAGATACGCTGCTTCCCGACCCCGTCGAACTGTTTTCGGCGGCGGAGCAGCTTGTTCTCGAGGACTTCACCGTCTTCGCCTACACAAACGATGACCCGGCGCTCGCCAAACGGCTCGAAGACGCGGGCGTCGCCGTGGTGATGCCGGCGGGATCGCCTATCGGCAGCGGTCTCGGCATTCTCAACCCGCACAACATCGAGACGATCGTCGATCGCGCAAGCGTTCCCATCGTTCTCGATGCCGGAATCGGTACGGCATCGGATGCTGCACTCGCCATGGAGCTGGGATGCGACGCCGTGCTGCTGGCCAGCGCCGTCACGCGTGCACACGACGCGGGCGCCATGGCGCGGGCAATGCGCCTTGCCGTTGATGCCGGACGCACGGCGCGATTCGCCGGCCGCATTCCGAAGCGCTCGCTCGCTCGCGCGTCGTCGTCGTTCGACGGTATGGTGACCCATCGTCCCTCGGAAGCGGGCCTGTGA
- a CDS encoding ThiF family adenylyltransferase yields the protein MTVHAALGTRPAAPALVEPGPALAPHEIDRYARHLSLPDFGELGQRRLRNASALVVGAGGLGAPILHYLAAAGIAQLTVIDDDVVEASNLQRQVLHRDADIGRPKVDSARDAVRRLDPRITVTALNERLTPDNARELFTRHDIVIDGADNFATRYLSNDAAELTGTPLVWGTIFRFVGQVSVFWPGRGPMLRDLFPDIPDADSVPDCADGGVLGVLCGTIGSAMATEAIKLICGIGTPLLGRLLRYDAGEAEYSTLRFSVDESRPAVTNLDEVTIACAAVNAQADAAGRTNAHELDVASFDAFRDAASDAAEALLVVDVREGWERELDAIPDSIHIPLDRVQAEGWKAIAAIRGDARHIVLYCTSGVRSARARDRLADAAPASITLSSLAGGINAWRLTSASDASCAPGRD from the coding sequence GTGACTGTGCACGCCGCGCTCGGAACCCGACCCGCGGCGCCCGCGCTCGTCGAGCCGGGGCCCGCACTGGCACCCCATGAGATCGACCGCTACGCGAGGCACCTCAGCCTTCCCGATTTCGGTGAACTCGGGCAGCGTCGGCTGCGCAACGCGTCAGCGCTCGTCGTCGGCGCGGGCGGCCTCGGAGCCCCGATTCTGCACTACCTCGCGGCGGCGGGAATCGCACAGCTCACCGTGATCGATGACGATGTCGTCGAAGCGTCAAATCTGCAACGACAGGTGCTGCATCGTGACGCAGACATCGGGCGGCCGAAGGTGGACTCGGCGCGTGACGCGGTGCGGCGACTCGACCCGCGCATCACCGTCACTGCGCTGAACGAGCGCCTGACGCCGGATAACGCCCGCGAGCTCTTCACACGGCACGACATCGTCATTGACGGGGCAGACAATTTCGCCACGCGTTATCTCTCGAACGACGCGGCCGAGCTGACCGGGACCCCGCTCGTCTGGGGAACGATCTTTCGCTTCGTCGGGCAGGTGAGCGTGTTCTGGCCCGGCAGAGGGCCGATGCTGCGCGACCTGTTTCCCGACATTCCCGACGCGGATTCGGTGCCGGACTGCGCTGATGGAGGGGTGCTCGGGGTCTTGTGCGGCACGATCGGCTCTGCCATGGCCACCGAAGCCATCAAGCTCATCTGCGGCATCGGCACGCCGCTTCTCGGCCGTCTGCTGCGCTACGACGCGGGCGAAGCCGAGTACTCAACGTTGCGTTTCTCCGTCGACGAGAGCAGACCAGCCGTGACGAATCTCGATGAGGTGACGATTGCCTGCGCGGCCGTGAACGCGCAAGCGGATGCCGCGGGGCGCACGAACGCGCACGAACTCGATGTCGCCTCGTTCGACGCGTTTCGCGACGCGGCATCAGATGCTGCTGAAGCGCTTCTCGTCGTCGACGTGCGCGAGGGCTGGGAACGGGAGCTCGATGCCATTCCCGATTCCATTCACATTCCTCTCGATCGCGTTCAGGCAGAGGGATGGAAGGCGATCGCGGCGATTCGCGGCGACGCGCGACATATTGTTCTGTACTGCACAAGCGGGGTGCGGTCAGCGCGCGCCCGCGACCGGCTCGCAGACGCGGCGCCCGCGAGCATCACGCTCAGTTCACTGGCTGGAGGGATCAACGCCTGGCGGCTCACGTCGGCGAGCGATGCCAGCTGTGCCCCGGGGAGGGACTGA
- a CDS encoding dienelactone hydrolase family protein: MTEIVMFHHVLGRTVALEQIAERLRAAGHQVHMPDLFDGHTFESVDEGKTFVESIDDEELLSKAVAEVQSLPADVVYLGFSLGAALAQYLVQNREGAAGGIFMYGCVAPEVFGDWPDRVPVHIHAMEDDPFFVDDADAAKALDAAHEKVSLFLYPGSGHLFLERGHDDYDADAAELALSRIDSFLTSLEIVSN; this comes from the coding sequence ATGACAGAAATCGTGATGTTTCACCATGTGCTCGGGCGCACAGTCGCCCTCGAGCAGATTGCCGAGCGGCTGCGCGCCGCCGGGCACCAGGTGCATATGCCCGACCTCTTCGACGGGCACACGTTCGAGAGCGTCGACGAGGGAAAGACGTTCGTCGAATCCATCGACGACGAAGAGCTCCTGAGCAAAGCCGTTGCCGAAGTGCAGAGCCTGCCCGCTGACGTTGTGTACCTCGGATTTTCGCTGGGCGCCGCACTCGCGCAGTACCTCGTGCAGAACAGAGAGGGAGCAGCTGGCGGCATCTTCATGTACGGCTGTGTCGCTCCCGAGGTCTTCGGCGATTGGCCAGACAGGGTTCCCGTCCACATCCACGCGATGGAAGACGACCCCTTCTTCGTCGATGACGCCGATGCGGCAAAAGCATTGGACGCCGCGCACGAGAAGGTGAGTCTGTTTCTCTACCCGGGCAGCGGCCATCTCTTTCTCGAGCGCGGCCACGACGACTATGACGCGGATGCCGCTGAGCTTGCGTTGAGTCGTATCGATTCGTTCTTGACGTCTCTGGAGATTGTGTCGAATTAG
- a CDS encoding GNAT family N-acetyltransferase, which translates to MLAASDVTIRHLARGDETEALAAHHALVADGFNFLLEHVEGESWGNFVERLAMIERGEQLAPGRVPAAFLVGVVENRIAGRVSVRYELNDYLADVGGHIGYGVVPRFRRRGVASALLRSGLDSLAARGVERALVTCDEDNVASRGVTERMGGRPDERRPRAVRDDETKLRFLVPTAYPGPVPR; encoded by the coding sequence ATGTTAGCCGCTTCCGACGTGACGATTCGTCATCTTGCCCGTGGAGACGAAACCGAGGCGCTCGCCGCTCACCACGCGCTTGTCGCTGATGGATTCAACTTTCTGCTTGAGCACGTCGAGGGCGAAAGCTGGGGCAATTTCGTGGAGCGCTTGGCGATGATCGAACGCGGAGAGCAGCTGGCACCCGGGCGCGTTCCCGCAGCATTTCTCGTCGGAGTTGTCGAGAACCGCATCGCCGGCCGTGTCTCTGTGCGATACGAGCTAAACGACTATCTTGCGGATGTCGGCGGCCACATCGGGTACGGCGTCGTGCCGCGATTCCGTCGACGGGGAGTCGCGTCAGCGCTTCTGCGCAGCGGCCTTGACTCACTGGCGGCTCGCGGCGTCGAGCGCGCGCTCGTGACGTGCGACGAAGACAACGTGGCCTCGCGCGGCGTCACCGAGCGCATGGGCGGGCGCCCTGACGAGCGACGACCGCGGGCTGTGCGAGACGACGAAACAAAGCTGCGCTTCCTCGTTCCCACGGCATACCCCGGGCCCGTGCCTCGGTGA
- a CDS encoding NUDIX hydrolase codes for MTRREAARVILLDESRRVLLLHGSDPEKPRSPAWWFTPGGGLERGESHEHAAKREVREETGLDLDSVEGPVFEHTLSFSFAGTDYVQHELFFTATVAAFSITTDGWTDRERHALGKARWWSLTELRSSTETIYPQNLIALIE; via the coding sequence GTGACTCGACGCGAGGCGGCGCGCGTCATCCTGCTCGACGAGAGCCGGCGGGTGCTGCTTCTGCACGGAAGCGACCCCGAGAAACCACGGTCGCCGGCGTGGTGGTTCACACCGGGCGGAGGACTGGAACGAGGCGAATCTCACGAACACGCGGCCAAGCGCGAAGTGCGCGAGGAGACGGGACTCGACCTCGACTCTGTGGAGGGCCCGGTTTTTGAGCACACTCTCTCGTTTTCCTTCGCGGGGACCGACTACGTGCAGCATGAGCTGTTCTTCACAGCAACCGTTGCCGCATTCTCCATCACGACCGACGGCTGGACCGACCGTGAGCGCCATGCTCTGGGGAAGGCGCGGTGGTGGAGCCTCACAGAACTTCGATCGAGCACCGAGACCATCTATCCGCAGAATCTCATCGCCCTCATCGAGTAG
- a CDS encoding VOC family protein produces the protein MPHSVVQVNLIVSDLARTREFYQHLGWDLLAMGDRAARFSGDDLIVAFHLPEFAQAWDSGYRGARGGSSVIDVDCDDSEAVDATFSSLVEAGATARQSPNDTFFGCRYAVIADPDGNLIGLKAPLA, from the coding sequence ATGCCACACAGCGTCGTCCAGGTCAATCTCATCGTGTCGGACCTCGCGCGCACTCGGGAGTTCTACCAACACCTCGGCTGGGATCTGCTGGCGATGGGTGACCGCGCCGCCCGCTTCTCCGGTGACGATCTCATCGTCGCATTTCACCTTCCTGAGTTTGCTCAGGCATGGGACAGCGGCTATCGCGGCGCCCGCGGAGGTAGCTCCGTGATCGATGTCGATTGCGACGATTCGGAAGCCGTTGATGCGACGTTCTCGTCACTCGTCGAAGCCGGCGCGACGGCGCGACAGTCGCCGAATGACACCTTCTTCGGCTGCCGGTATGCCGTCATTGCAGATCCCGATGGCAATCTCATCGGATTGAAAGCCCCACTCGCGTAG
- a CDS encoding anthranilate synthase family protein: MQPCSRLFPRILADDQPFALLRREDEPTIDILVGTVVDVDSLSDIPLTGDEVLTLVPFRQVAERGYAAHDDGSPLRCLVVTDRETLDVQQALEALPQHPSDVSDVAVDIDDDLYAHTVRTVIDDEIGRGEGANFVIRRDITARFSDKPVTALLSWLRELLVSEHGAYWTFAVRTPGISLVGATPERHVSVTDGVVGMNPISGTYRHPASGPTTEGMLEFLADVKESEELVMVVDEELKMMSAVCAEGGRMRGPFLKRMSRLTHTEYLLEGSTPLDVRDVLRLTMFAPTVTGSPMQNACRVITRHESSGRRYYSGVLARFMPTADGYDLDAPILIRAAHLDDDGTVTVSAGATLVRHSTPENEVAETRVKASGVLSALGVIPRGATAQPLHDDPRFDELLAARNHDLAAFWRQPQRPQAERGLSALVIDTGDDFTRMLVHQLTHLGFAARVVDWEHAHPTPDDDLVVFGPGPGDPRSTEQRIGRLRRLISDRVASGLPMIAVCLSHQILSLMVGLRIEPLPAPRQGVQRTVDIFGSRARIGFYNTFAAVAGGRSHTPRLSLEIAHDPETGSVQALRGARIASVQGHLESVLSPDGLDVLDRLVSAVMVPHAAPIQTQ; encoded by the coding sequence ATGCAACCGTGCTCGCGACTCTTTCCCCGAATCCTCGCCGATGATCAGCCGTTCGCCCTGCTCCGCCGCGAAGACGAGCCGACGATCGACATTCTCGTCGGAACCGTCGTCGACGTCGATTCCCTCTCAGACATCCCGCTGACGGGCGACGAGGTGCTCACGCTTGTTCCGTTCCGGCAGGTGGCCGAGCGTGGGTATGCCGCACACGACGACGGCTCCCCGCTGCGGTGCCTCGTCGTCACCGATCGTGAGACGCTCGACGTGCAGCAGGCGCTCGAGGCTCTGCCGCAGCATCCCTCCGATGTGTCAGATGTCGCCGTCGACATCGACGACGATCTATACGCCCACACCGTGCGCACGGTCATCGATGACGAGATCGGCCGAGGCGAGGGCGCCAACTTCGTCATCCGCCGCGACATCACCGCGCGCTTCTCAGACAAGCCGGTCACTGCGCTTCTCAGCTGGCTTCGAGAGCTGCTCGTCAGCGAGCATGGCGCGTATTGGACCTTCGCGGTGCGCACGCCGGGAATCTCGCTCGTCGGGGCGACGCCCGAGCGCCACGTGAGCGTGACAGATGGCGTTGTCGGCATGAATCCGATCAGCGGAACCTACCGACACCCGGCGAGCGGACCGACGACCGAAGGCATGCTGGAGTTTCTCGCTGATGTGAAAGAGAGCGAAGAGCTCGTCATGGTTGTGGACGAGGAGCTCAAGATGATGAGTGCTGTGTGCGCAGAAGGCGGGCGCATGAGGGGGCCCTTCCTGAAGCGCATGTCTCGCCTGACCCACACCGAGTACTTGTTGGAGGGCTCGACTCCGCTTGACGTGCGCGATGTGCTGCGTCTGACGATGTTCGCCCCAACGGTGACCGGCTCCCCCATGCAGAACGCCTGCCGTGTCATCACCCGCCACGAGTCGAGCGGCCGACGCTACTACTCCGGCGTGCTCGCGCGATTCATGCCGACCGCCGACGGCTACGATCTCGACGCGCCCATTCTCATCAGGGCAGCGCACCTCGACGATGACGGCACGGTGACGGTGTCGGCCGGTGCGACACTCGTGCGCCATTCGACGCCAGAGAACGAAGTGGCCGAGACCCGCGTGAAGGCATCGGGGGTCCTCAGCGCACTCGGTGTCATCCCTCGAGGCGCCACGGCGCAGCCACTTCACGACGACCCTCGCTTCGACGAGCTGCTCGCCGCGCGCAATCACGACCTTGCAGCGTTCTGGCGTCAGCCGCAGCGCCCGCAGGCCGAGCGCGGGCTGTCTGCTCTGGTCATCGACACGGGCGATGACTTCACCCGGATGCTTGTGCACCAACTCACACATCTCGGCTTCGCCGCCCGCGTCGTCGATTGGGAACACGCACATCCCACACCAGACGACGACCTCGTGGTCTTTGGCCCTGGCCCAGGCGACCCGCGCTCAACAGAGCAGCGCATCGGCCGCCTTCGCCGGTTGATCAGCGATCGCGTCGCGTCAGGGCTGCCCATGATCGCCGTGTGCCTCAGCCATCAGATCCTGTCGCTCATGGTCGGGCTGAGGATTGAGCCCCTGCCTGCTCCACGCCAGGGCGTGCAGCGCACCGTTGACATCTTCGGCAGCCGCGCGCGGATCGGCTTCTACAACACTTTCGCGGCCGTCGCCGGTGGCCGAAGCCACACACCACGGCTCTCCCTCGAGATCGCGCATGATCCCGAAACGGGATCGGTGCAGGCCCTTCGCGGAGCACGCATCGCGTCGGTGCAGGGCCATCTTGAATCTGTGCTGTCACCCGATGGCCTCGACGTGCTTGATCGACTCGTTTCTGCAGTAATGGTTCCCCATGCGGCCCCAATCCAGACACAATAG